In the Streptomyces sp. NBC_00525 genome, one interval contains:
- a CDS encoding TetR/AcrR family transcriptional regulator, whose amino-acid sequence MTGEERRGYAKGRARREEILDQAMAMFGEAGYRGASLRVIATRCGISHPGLLHHFPAKEALLLAVLEHRDALDGQWLEEGRPTGVDRLRRLVGLAELNAGRRGIVELFCVLSAEATAADHPAHGYFVERYRDSVRTTEVSYAEARAKGMLRDDIDPDAAARQLIALMDGLQIQWLLSDGATDMAGVLRAHIRAQLTVPF is encoded by the coding sequence GTGACCGGCGAGGAACGGCGTGGATACGCCAAGGGACGGGCCAGGCGCGAGGAGATCCTCGACCAGGCCATGGCGATGTTCGGCGAGGCCGGCTACCGGGGCGCCTCGCTGCGCGTGATCGCCACCCGCTGCGGCATCTCGCACCCCGGACTGCTCCACCACTTCCCGGCCAAGGAGGCTCTGCTGCTCGCCGTCCTGGAGCACCGCGACGCGCTGGACGGGCAGTGGCTGGAGGAGGGGCGGCCGACCGGCGTGGACCGGCTGCGCCGCCTGGTCGGCCTCGCGGAGCTGAACGCGGGGCGGCGGGGGATCGTGGAGCTGTTCTGCGTGCTGTCGGCCGAGGCCACCGCCGCCGACCACCCGGCCCACGGCTACTTCGTCGAGCGGTACCGGGACTCGGTGCGTACGACGGAGGTCTCCTACGCGGAGGCCCGCGCGAAGGGGATGCTGCGGGACGACATCGATCCGGACGCGGCGGCCCGGCAGTTGATCGCGCTGATGGACGGGCTCCAGATCCAGTGGCTGCTGAGCGACGGTGCGACGGACATGGCCGGGGTGCTGCGGGCGCACATCCGGGCGCAGTTGACCGTGCCGTTCTGA